From Echinicola soli, a single genomic window includes:
- the secG gene encoding preprotein translocase subunit SecG, translating to MYTLLISIVIVLAVILVLVILGQDSKGGVGAAFGGGASQIMGVTKTGNILEKATWVLSISILVLSLGTSAFLENNAGGSTEFSSPNIESAKEQMVAPSFGEEESILPSEEQGTEELTAPSDSAQ from the coding sequence ATGTATACTTTACTTATCAGCATCGTCATTGTTTTGGCGGTTATCTTAGTATTGGTAATCCTTGGTCAAGACTCCAAAGGTGGTGTTGGTGCTGCTTTTGGTGGTGGGGCTTCCCAAATCATGGGCGTTACCAAAACCGGTAACATCCTTGAAAAAGCCACATGGGTATTGTCCATTTCCATACTGGTGCTCTCATTGGGGACTTCAGCTTTTCTGGAAAACAATGCTGGAGGATCCACTGAATTTTCCTCTCCGAATATAGAAAGTGCCAAGGAGCAAATGGTCGCTCCATCGTTCGGAGAAGAGGAAAGCATCCTTCCCTCAGAAGAGCAAGGTACAGAAGAATTAACTGCACCATCGGACAGCGCACAATAA
- the corA gene encoding magnesium/cobalt transporter CorA yields the protein MSKTSEKADSFMSKPILELYSFGEQHFEKHLIQDLEELKPFLERKDLKFWLNISSIQDEDLILKISELLSIHPLVIEDITNTSQRPKIEEFDDHIFVLVKMLYSKNSISEIQTEQISILFGQNYILSFQETPQDIFDNIRVRLENPKGKMRKLGSDYFTYVLVDAIIDEYFGIQELISDTVEKYDDQILQNKSNVNLNTIHHHRKTLRKIRNNIWPMRELISLWRKSEHPLIKRKNLTYINDIYEHTIEILEGLELQRETMSSLAELYMTQLSIKQNEVMKTLTVISTIFIPLTFIAGIYGMNFQVMPELEWKYSYPVLWVIFILITLFMIRYFKRKKWF from the coding sequence ATGTCAAAAACGAGTGAAAAAGCCGATTCGTTTATGTCCAAGCCTATCCTGGAACTTTACTCTTTTGGAGAGCAACATTTCGAAAAACACCTCATTCAGGATCTTGAGGAATTAAAGCCATTTCTGGAAAGGAAAGATCTAAAATTCTGGTTAAACATCAGTTCCATCCAAGATGAGGATCTCATTTTAAAGATTTCAGAACTTCTGTCCATCCACCCCCTGGTCATAGAAGATATTACCAATACCTCTCAAAGGCCAAAAATCGAAGAGTTTGATGATCACATCTTTGTGCTGGTCAAAATGCTTTATTCGAAAAACAGCATTTCTGAAATTCAAACAGAACAAATAAGCATCCTTTTTGGGCAAAACTATATCCTTTCATTTCAAGAAACACCCCAGGATATTTTTGATAATATACGAGTCAGGCTGGAAAACCCTAAAGGAAAAATGCGAAAGTTGGGCTCTGATTATTTTACATATGTATTGGTGGATGCCATCATAGATGAATATTTTGGCATACAGGAATTAATCAGTGATACCGTGGAAAAATATGATGACCAGATCTTACAGAACAAATCCAATGTAAACCTAAACACCATTCACCATCACCGAAAGACGCTCCGGAAAATCAGAAACAATATCTGGCCAATGCGTGAATTGATCTCCCTTTGGAGAAAATCAGAGCACCCGCTGATAAAGCGAAAAAACCTCACCTATATTAATGATATTTACGAGCACACCATAGAAATCCTGGAAGGATTGGAGCTTCAGCGGGAAACCATGAGCAGTTTGGCAGAACTTTACATGACACAGCTCAGCATCAAGCAAAATGAAGTCATGAAAACCCTAACAGTCATTTCGACTATATTTATACCATTGACATTTATCGCAGGCATTTACGGCATGAACTTTCAGGTAATGCCAGAACTGGAATGGAAATATAGCTACCCCGTTCTATGGGTGATTTTTATTCTTATCACATTGTTTATGATCAGGTATTTTAAACGAAAAAAGTGGTTCTAG
- a CDS encoding DUF6089 family protein codes for MAARYLLITSLFFLIIPGTLSAQNFYKERIPRVYTLTLAGGPASMYSDNGGPYRKLDFPIFGSVTLSAAKKINRRINLRLSAGYQHVSSNMEYLAERAFEWGEENKAYAFTGDAIYVDFMPEFYFLPFETHIERFRVNGYAGVGLGFIAIPEQQAYAYPDQTEVTIIKTTPTALYIPVRLGGSVAFGSNWDVGFEASLFATLSDELDGNAGSNQANDMLMQGQFFVKRYLSPFPFWDKWFDK; via the coding sequence ATGGCTGCTAGATACTTACTTATCACCTCCCTCTTTTTTCTCATCATTCCAGGCACCTTGTCTGCGCAGAATTTCTATAAAGAACGTATCCCCAGGGTATATACATTGACATTAGCAGGAGGACCGGCATCCATGTACTCTGACAATGGGGGACCCTATAGAAAATTAGATTTCCCGATCTTTGGTTCCGTAACATTGTCCGCAGCAAAAAAAATCAATCGTCGAATAAACTTAAGGCTTTCTGCAGGCTATCAGCATGTCAGTAGTAATATGGAATACTTGGCAGAAAGAGCCTTCGAATGGGGGGAAGAAAACAAGGCTTACGCCTTTACCGGTGATGCCATTTATGTTGATTTCATGCCTGAATTTTATTTTCTCCCTTTCGAAACCCATATCGAACGCTTCCGGGTAAATGGATACGCAGGAGTTGGGCTTGGTTTTATCGCAATTCCGGAACAGCAGGCCTACGCCTATCCTGATCAAACAGAGGTCACCATTATTAAAACAACCCCTACCGCATTATACATACCGGTAAGGCTGGGAGGAAGCGTTGCTTTTGGTTCCAATTGGGACGTTGGTTTTGAGGCCAGTCTTTTTGCCACACTGTCCGATGAACTTGATGGAAATGCCGGAAGTAACCAGGCCAATGATATGCTAATGCAGGGG
- a CDS encoding co-chaperone GroES, with translation MSKVNIKPLADRVLVEPAAAEEKTASGLYIPDTAKEKPQKGTVVAVGNGKKDEPLTVKVGDTVLYGKYAGTELSVEGADYLIMREADIFAIL, from the coding sequence ATGTCAAAAGTGAACATCAAACCACTTGCAGACAGAGTTCTGGTAGAACCTGCTGCTGCTGAAGAAAAAACAGCTTCCGGACTTTACATCCCTGACACTGCCAAAGAGAAACCCCAAAAAGGTACTGTCGTAGCTGTAGGCAATGGTAAAAAAGATGAACCACTTACTGTTAAAGTGGGAGACACTGTATTGTACGGCAAATATGCCGGTACAGAACTTTCAGTAGAAGGTGCTGATTATTTGATCATGAGAGAAGCAGACATTTTCGCGATTCTCTAA
- a CDS encoding response regulator has protein sequence MLAFDSIVLIDDDPINNLINKRLLGRLNLCDEIAEFLEAKDALEKIGELDNEKRLLIFLDINMPVMNGWDFLEQYELLCPEREDIILMLSSSIDYQDRKKSRTFEVVKGFIEKPLTNQKLFEILPEYVKNE, from the coding sequence ATGCTCGCATTTGATTCAATTGTTTTAATAGATGACGACCCAATCAACAACTTGATTAACAAGAGATTACTAGGGAGGCTCAATTTATGTGACGAGATCGCGGAGTTTTTGGAAGCTAAAGATGCTCTTGAAAAAATCGGGGAGTTGGACAATGAAAAGAGACTACTTATCTTTCTGGATATAAATATGCCAGTAATGAATGGGTGGGACTTCCTAGAACAATACGAGTTGCTCTGCCCTGAACGAGAAGATATCATACTCATGCTATCAAGCTCCATTGATTATCAGGATCGCAAAAAATCAAGAACCTTTGAAGTGGTAAAAGGGTTTATTGAGAAACCTTTGACCAACCAGAAGCTATTTGAAATACTACCTGAGTATGTCAAAAACGAGTGA
- the gloA2 gene encoding SMU1112c/YaeR family gloxylase I-like metalloprotein, translating into MGFIRGVHHIAIICSDYKRSKAFYTEVLGLTVLREVYREERQSYKLDLCVEGRYVIELFSFPKPPPRVSLPEACGLRHLAFEVEDLVSAVGELESNHVVVEAIRMDEFTGKRFAFFQDPDGLPIELYEG; encoded by the coding sequence ATGGGATTTATAAGAGGTGTTCATCACATTGCCATTATTTGTTCAGATTATAAACGTTCTAAAGCGTTTTATACGGAAGTATTGGGGTTGACAGTGCTCAGGGAGGTTTACAGGGAAGAGCGACAGTCTTATAAGCTTGATCTTTGTGTCGAAGGGCGATATGTCATTGAGCTCTTTTCTTTTCCGAAGCCACCTCCAAGGGTGAGTTTGCCAGAAGCATGTGGGTTACGGCATTTGGCATTTGAGGTGGAGGATTTAGTGTCAGCTGTAGGGGAGCTGGAGTCAAATCATGTGGTGGTAGAGGCAATAAGGATGGATGAATTTACTGGTAAGCGATTCGCCTTTTTCCAAGATCCAGATGGGTTGCCCATAGAACTATATGAAGGCTAG
- a CDS encoding sterol desaturase family protein gives MFENYKTLEDIGATEWPNIILWAAPVMFALVFAEWGLSLYKNRDSYDGKDFLAASSIGLINVGISALIKVVLFSAVLFFWNIVPWKIPPTWWSFIPCFIAIDFARYWAHRVAHEQRFWWATHVTHHNSEKYNFSVSFRLSWTQHIKFIFFIPVVMIGFDPFVFFICHQIAVLYQFWIHTEYIKKLPAPIEYIFTTPSHHRVHHASDEHYLDKNYGSTLIIWDRIFGTFMAEAERPNYGITKPVNSYNPVTLVFHEWYDIVKDLKQAENKQEAFKILFGKPGDEIIKNRELRKKEREENVQKINSAQPAPILTEKEPSLLQKEN, from the coding sequence ATGTTTGAGAACTATAAAACCCTTGAGGATATAGGTGCCACAGAATGGCCAAACATTATCCTATGGGCAGCTCCAGTAATGTTTGCACTGGTTTTCGCAGAATGGGGATTGAGTTTATACAAAAACAGGGACTCATACGACGGTAAGGACTTCTTGGCGGCCTCATCCATAGGGCTGATCAATGTCGGGATTAGTGCCTTGATCAAAGTCGTGTTGTTTTCTGCTGTACTTTTCTTTTGGAACATTGTTCCTTGGAAAATCCCACCTACTTGGTGGTCATTTATACCTTGTTTTATTGCCATTGACTTTGCCAGGTATTGGGCACACCGTGTGGCGCATGAGCAGCGCTTTTGGTGGGCTACACACGTGACACACCATAATTCAGAAAAATATAATTTCTCGGTTTCTTTCCGACTGAGCTGGACGCAGCATATCAAGTTCATTTTCTTTATTCCAGTAGTGATGATCGGCTTCGATCCATTTGTATTCTTCATCTGTCACCAGATTGCGGTCTTGTACCAGTTCTGGATCCATACGGAATACATCAAAAAACTTCCTGCGCCAATAGAGTATATCTTCACTACACCGTCCCACCACCGTGTACACCATGCCAGTGACGAGCATTACCTGGACAAAAACTACGGATCCACACTGATCATCTGGGACAGGATATTCGGGACTTTTATGGCAGAAGCCGAGCGGCCAAACTATGGGATTACCAAACCCGTAAATAGCTATAACCCTGTCACCTTGGTATTCCACGAGTGGTATGATATCGTCAAAGACCTCAAGCAGGCCGAAAACAAGCAGGAGGCATTTAAAATCCTCTTCGGCAAGCCCGGGGACGAAATTATCAAAAACCGAGAATTGAGAAAAAAGGAAAGAGAAGAAAATGTTCAGAAAATAAATTCTGCACAGCCGGCTCCCATACTGACAGAAAAGGAACCCTCACTTCTCCAAAAAGAAAATTAA
- the groL gene encoding chaperonin GroEL (60 kDa chaperone family; promotes refolding of misfolded polypeptides especially under stressful conditions; forms two stacked rings of heptamers to form a barrel-shaped 14mer; ends can be capped by GroES; misfolded proteins enter the barrel where they are refolded when GroES binds): MAKELFFDTDARERLKKGVDALAEAVKVTLGPKGRNVIIDKKFGAPTITKDGVSVAKEIELEEPIENMGAQLVKEVASKTADNAGDGTTTATVLTQSIFNVGIKNVAAGANPMDLKRGIDKAVAAVVAELKATSKPISTSKEIAQVGTISANNDEEIGNMIADAMDKVGKDGVITVEEAKGTETEVRTVEGMQFDRGYLSPYFTTNTEKMEAELENPYILIYDKKISSMKELLPVLEPVAQSGKPLLIIAEDVDGEALATLVVNKIRGALKVAAVKAPGFGDRRKAMLEDIAILTGGTVISEERGYKLENASIEYLGTAEKVNIDKDNTTIVNGAGEKPAIEARISEIKTQIEKTTSDYDREKLQERLAKLSGGVAILYIGAATEVEMKEKKDRVDDALHATRAAVQEGVVVGGGVALIRTTSALEGLKGENDDQDTGINIIRQAIESPLRAIVANAGAEGSVVINKIKEGTGNFGYNARTDKFEDLFAAGVIDPTKVTRLALENAASIAALLLTTECVVADVKEEGGQPAPPMGGGGMGGMM; this comes from the coding sequence ATGGCAAAGGAATTATTTTTCGATACCGATGCAAGAGAACGGCTGAAAAAAGGCGTAGACGCTCTTGCTGAAGCAGTAAAAGTAACATTAGGCCCAAAAGGTCGTAATGTAATCATCGACAAGAAATTCGGTGCACCTACGATCACAAAAGATGGTGTCTCTGTAGCAAAAGAAATCGAATTGGAAGAGCCTATCGAAAACATGGGCGCCCAGCTCGTGAAAGAAGTAGCTTCCAAAACTGCTGACAATGCAGGTGACGGTACTACTACCGCTACTGTTTTGACCCAATCTATCTTCAATGTAGGTATCAAAAACGTGGCAGCTGGTGCTAACCCAATGGATCTCAAAAGAGGCATTGACAAGGCCGTAGCTGCTGTAGTAGCTGAGCTGAAAGCTACATCTAAACCTATCTCTACCTCTAAAGAAATCGCCCAAGTAGGTACGATCTCTGCCAATAACGATGAGGAAATAGGCAATATGATCGCTGACGCGATGGACAAAGTAGGCAAAGACGGTGTGATCACCGTAGAAGAAGCAAAAGGTACTGAAACTGAAGTAAGAACTGTAGAAGGCATGCAGTTTGACAGAGGTTACCTTTCTCCTTACTTCACTACCAACACGGAGAAAATGGAAGCTGAACTGGAGAATCCATACATTCTTATCTACGATAAGAAAATCTCTTCCATGAAAGAATTGCTTCCTGTACTTGAGCCAGTAGCCCAATCAGGCAAGCCACTTCTGATCATCGCAGAAGATGTGGACGGGGAAGCCCTTGCTACCTTGGTAGTAAACAAAATCAGGGGTGCACTGAAAGTAGCGGCTGTAAAAGCGCCAGGTTTCGGCGACAGAAGAAAAGCGATGCTGGAAGATATCGCCATCCTTACAGGTGGTACCGTGATCTCTGAAGAGAGAGGTTACAAACTGGAAAATGCTTCTATCGAGTACCTAGGTACTGCAGAAAAAGTAAACATCGATAAGGATAACACCACTATCGTAAACGGTGCCGGAGAAAAACCTGCCATCGAAGCCAGAATCTCTGAAATCAAAACACAGATCGAAAAAACCACTTCCGACTACGACAGAGAGAAACTGCAAGAAAGACTTGCCAAGCTTTCTGGTGGTGTAGCAATCCTATACATCGGTGCGGCTACTGAAGTGGAAATGAAAGAGAAGAAAGACCGTGTAGATGATGCCCTTCACGCTACCAGAGCTGCTGTACAGGAAGGTGTAGTAGTCGGTGGTGGAGTAGCCCTGATCAGAACAACTTCTGCACTGGAAGGACTAAAAGGTGAAAATGATGACCAAGACACTGGTATCAACATCATCAGACAAGCCATCGAATCTCCACTAAGAGCCATCGTCGCCAATGCAGGCGCTGAAGGATCAGTGGTAATCAATAAGATCAAAGAAGGAACCGGTAACTTCGGTTATAACGCCAGAACCGACAAGTTTGAAGACCTGTTTGCAGCTGGAGTAATCGACCCGACAAAAGTTACCCGTCTAGCACTTGAGAACGCTGCTTCCATCGCAGCCCTACTGCTTACTACTGAGTGTGTGGTAGCTGATGTGAAGGAAGAAGGCGGTCAGCCAGCACCTCCTATGGGCGGTGGCGGAATGGGCGGCATGATGTAA
- a CDS encoding sigma-54 interaction domain-containing protein, whose translation MITDAEVLSIKQRFGIIGNSPLLNHAIRVAMQAAPTEMTVLITGESGSGKESFSKIIHSISTRKHGKFIAINCGAIPEGTIDSELFGHEKGSFTGAHEARKGYFEVTDGGSLFLDEIGEMPLGTQARLLRVLENGEFIKVGSSKVQKTDVRVIAATNVNLIQAVEKGKFREDLYYRLNTVPIFVPPLRERGDDISLLFRKFTTDFSEKYKVKPISLDGEARELLKKFPFKGNIRQLKNLAEQISLLEEDRDVNAITLAKYLPTTESNLPAPYTRGGKEGESSSDFSEREILYKVLFDMKKDMTELKKLVLDTYQSGGINQNIIKKHHSLFEDMDTSVSFEDTPSKEPSPSAMPIVLESGKISNQHSRTEEYDDEIEDIIHEEDDNSLSIEKKEKELIIKALRKHNNKRKYAAQDLGISERTLYRKIKQYDINE comes from the coding sequence ATGATAACAGACGCGGAAGTACTATCTATAAAACAGCGTTTTGGAATAATCGGCAACAGCCCGCTGCTCAATCACGCCATCAGGGTAGCCATGCAGGCTGCCCCTACGGAGATGACCGTACTGATCACTGGAGAAAGTGGAAGTGGTAAAGAGTCCTTTTCCAAGATCATCCATTCTATCAGCACTCGGAAGCACGGAAAATTCATTGCCATAAACTGTGGTGCCATCCCGGAAGGCACTATAGACTCGGAGTTGTTCGGACATGAGAAAGGCTCCTTCACTGGAGCGCATGAAGCGCGAAAGGGATATTTCGAAGTCACTGATGGCGGCTCGCTATTTTTGGATGAAATCGGTGAAATGCCACTGGGCACCCAAGCCCGGCTCCTTCGGGTACTCGAAAATGGAGAGTTTATAAAAGTAGGATCCTCCAAAGTCCAAAAGACCGATGTCCGTGTCATTGCTGCCACTAACGTGAACCTTATCCAAGCAGTAGAAAAGGGTAAATTCAGAGAAGACCTTTATTACCGCTTAAACACCGTTCCCATCTTTGTCCCTCCTCTTCGGGAAAGAGGCGATGACATCAGCCTGCTTTTCAGGAAGTTTACAACTGATTTTAGTGAAAAATACAAAGTAAAACCTATTTCACTGGATGGGGAAGCCAGGGAGCTACTTAAAAAATTTCCTTTTAAGGGCAATATCAGGCAATTGAAAAACCTAGCCGAACAAATATCGCTACTGGAAGAGGACAGGGATGTCAATGCCATCACACTGGCCAAATACCTTCCCACCACAGAGTCCAATTTGCCAGCTCCCTACACGCGAGGAGGAAAAGAAGGCGAGTCATCTTCTGATTTTTCCGAAAGGGAAATCCTGTACAAAGTCCTCTTTGACATGAAAAAGGACATGACCGAGCTCAAAAAACTGGTCCTTGACACTTATCAGTCTGGCGGTATCAACCAAAACATCATCAAAAAACACCATTCGTTGTTTGAAGACATGGACACTTCAGTATCTTTTGAAGATACCCCTTCCAAGGAGCCGAGTCCTTCCGCTATGCCTATCGTACTGGAGTCAGGAAAAATCTCCAATCAGCACTCACGTACTGAGGAATATGATGATGAAATCGAAGACATCATTCACGAAGAGGATGATAACTCACTATCCATCGAGAAAAAAGAAAAAGAGTTGATCATAAAAGCCCTTAGAAAGCACAATAACAAACGGAAATATGCGGCGCAGGACCTGGGCATTTCTGAGCGTACCCTTTACCGAAAAATCAAACAATATGATATCAATGAGTAA
- a CDS encoding LptE family protein — translation MSKPKLMFLMVLCPLMLLWGCKVEYSFTGTNLDYNLTQTFSVANFFNDSGGGPANMGQNFTESIKDYFQRNTQLELVQTNGDLQFEGAITRYSLTPQATVSTTDPNQPDRAGQMRLTIAVEVNYINLSDEEQDSKKTYSFYQDYDPRSTSVLAVETDLIDIIFENIIQDIFTSTVANW, via the coding sequence ATGAGTAAACCTAAGCTCATGTTTCTCATGGTGCTCTGTCCACTGATGCTGCTATGGGGCTGTAAAGTGGAATACAGTTTTACCGGCACCAACTTAGACTATAATCTAACCCAGACATTCTCTGTGGCCAATTTCTTTAATGACTCCGGTGGAGGCCCAGCCAATATGGGGCAAAACTTCACCGAATCAATAAAGGATTATTTTCAGCGAAACACACAATTGGAGCTGGTCCAAACCAACGGGGACCTGCAGTTTGAAGGAGCCATCACCCGATACTCCCTCACTCCCCAGGCCACCGTCTCTACCACAGATCCCAACCAACCTGATCGGGCTGGCCAAATGCGCCTGACCATCGCTGTGGAAGTCAACTATATCAACCTCAGCGATGAAGAGCAGGACAGTAAAAAGACCTACTCTTTCTATCAGGACTATGACCCCCGAAGCACCTCAGTACTCGCAGTAGAAACGGACCTGATCGACATTATATTTGAAAACATCATTCAGGATATTTTCACCTCTACTGTGGCAAATTGGTAA